A single region of the Candidatus Baltobacteraceae bacterium genome encodes:
- a CDS encoding NAD(P)-dependent oxidoreductase produces MFYPVSLNLVGRTCVVVGAADDREAIEKSEALLEAGADVRRIYDGASLRDEDVIDAFFVISTPQDEQLSARLRALADRHRFLLCCIDQPAFGFVAMAAIVKAGPVRVAISTAGLAPRVGKILKAALARVMDAKFAGFIESLAASREAVRRENPAPEQSPKRRQAMIEAAEGFEAEIVFRYPKWFDDAQR; encoded by the coding sequence GTGTTTTATCCGGTTAGTCTTAATCTCGTTGGACGAACGTGCGTGGTGGTTGGGGCGGCGGACGATCGGGAGGCGATTGAGAAGAGCGAGGCGCTGCTCGAAGCGGGCGCCGACGTGCGACGGATTTACGACGGCGCGTCGCTGCGCGATGAGGACGTGATCGACGCGTTCTTCGTGATCTCGACGCCGCAGGACGAGCAACTCTCCGCGCGGCTGCGCGCGCTTGCTGACCGGCATCGGTTTCTGCTCTGCTGCATCGACCAACCCGCGTTCGGTTTCGTCGCCATGGCGGCGATCGTCAAGGCCGGCCCCGTGCGCGTCGCCATCTCCACCGCGGGACTCGCGCCGCGCGTTGGGAAGATTCTCAAGGCCGCGCTGGCGCGCGTGATGGACGCGAAGTTCGCAGGCTTTATCGAGTCGCTGGCGGCATCGCGCGAAGCGGTGCGCCGCGAGAATCCGGCGCCCGAGCAATCGCCGAAGCGGCGCCAAGCGATGATCGAGGCGGCCGAAGGGTTCGAAGCCGAGATCGTGTTTCGTTACCCGAAGTGGTTCGACGATGCCCAGCGTTGA
- a CDS encoding NAD+ synthase gives MLPIVEAPRDEFAHAPTINARVAAEWLEAFLHDELIVRRSIPRAVIGLSGGVDSAVTAYLCARALGAQNVYAIRMPYATSSPSSLADAQSVIDALGIHERTIEISAAVDGYLQFEPDADARRRGNVMARTRMLVLFDQSAKLGALPIGTGNKTERLLGYFTWHADDTPPVNPLGDLFKTQVWGLARYLGVPEAIVAKAPSADLEADQTDEGDLGISYARADAILAQLLVGYTDAQLVERGFALEDVRLVRRRVDGTHWKRHLPTTAMLTNTAINEFYLRPVDF, from the coding sequence ATGCTGCCGATCGTTGAGGCGCCGCGCGACGAGTTCGCGCACGCGCCTACGATCAACGCGCGCGTTGCGGCCGAGTGGCTCGAAGCATTTCTGCACGACGAATTGATCGTGCGGCGGTCGATTCCGCGCGCGGTGATCGGGCTCTCGGGCGGCGTGGATTCGGCAGTGACCGCGTATCTCTGCGCTCGCGCGCTCGGAGCGCAGAACGTGTACGCGATTCGCATGCCGTACGCGACCTCGAGCCCGAGCAGCCTGGCCGACGCGCAGTCGGTCATCGACGCGCTCGGAATTCACGAACGTACGATCGAGATTTCGGCCGCGGTCGACGGCTATCTGCAATTCGAACCCGATGCCGACGCGCGCCGGCGCGGCAACGTGATGGCCCGTACGCGCATGCTCGTGCTCTTCGATCAGTCGGCGAAGCTGGGCGCGCTGCCGATCGGAACCGGCAACAAAACCGAACGGCTGCTCGGCTATTTTACCTGGCATGCCGACGACACGCCGCCGGTCAATCCGCTCGGCGACCTCTTCAAAACGCAAGTCTGGGGCCTCGCACGGTATCTGGGCGTGCCCGAAGCGATCGTCGCCAAGGCTCCGAGCGCGGATTTGGAGGCCGACCAGACCGATGAGGGCGATTTGGGCATCTCGTACGCGCGCGCCGATGCGATCCTCGCGCAATTGCTCGTCGGGTATACCGACGCACAATTGGTCGAACGCGGCTTCGCGCTCGAAGACGTGCGCCTCGTGCGCCGCCGCGTCGACGGCACCCATTGGAAGCGTCATCTCCCCACCACGGCCATGCTCACCAACACCGCCATCAACGAATTCTACTTGCGCCCCGTGGATTTTTAG
- a CDS encoding S8 family serine peptidase → MKSLVRLGALSLAVGFALSACGGGSGGGNPPMGPRSTPTPPPPPPPGVLAACTTAGAPQSAGRQTLSAGSRSPEVLRGHPVRGTASAQGYVPGELAVTFDRARYLQDRSQMRSSLSAARAQAGTQFDFAAIGKVTQIVRVDPSQVDAATAQLKSAPGVQSVDRVAYRHLMSSNASAAFTNDPYYRGFAPANVPPFYESASLPGQWDMHVTCAANAWAYANASSNSLGIHANATGTGIKIAIIDTGADVTHPELKNKIVYAETDVNGVVTQNDPSMHDNDGHGTDVAGIAAGENGNGVGFASTGYNAQLMIFRVFADPPAAGCPPKSTDPLCSASTPDIATAIQDAVSKGARVISLSLGGSKDTTEENAVANAIAAGVVVVAASGNETATTLDYPAADPGVIAVGASAIDDSNASAPVEKVASYSNYDAANPTAWGVVAPGGDPVANDPDDLHWIENIDSSTDKSFATCAADYGNPTGPTDCRALFAGTSQATPHVAGAAALLLGAGVPAANVKNVLCATAQRLTDPKAGCGRLNVYRAMANAVGDPNP, encoded by the coding sequence GTGAAGTCCCTGGTTCGTCTCGGCGCCCTATCCCTAGCGGTCGGTTTTGCTTTGAGCGCGTGCGGCGGCGGGAGCGGGGGCGGCAACCCGCCCATGGGTCCGCGATCGACGCCGACGCCGCCCCCGCCTCCGCCGCCCGGCGTGCTCGCGGCGTGCACCACGGCCGGCGCTCCGCAATCGGCCGGACGGCAGACCTTATCGGCCGGTTCGCGTTCCCCGGAAGTTTTACGCGGCCATCCGGTTCGCGGCACCGCATCGGCGCAAGGATACGTCCCGGGCGAACTCGCGGTCACGTTCGACCGCGCGCGCTATCTCCAGGACCGCTCGCAGATGCGTTCTTCGCTCTCGGCCGCGCGCGCGCAGGCCGGAACGCAGTTCGATTTTGCCGCGATCGGCAAAGTGACGCAAATCGTTCGCGTGGACCCGTCGCAGGTCGACGCGGCGACCGCACAATTGAAGAGCGCTCCCGGCGTGCAGAGCGTCGACCGCGTGGCCTATCGCCACCTGATGTCGTCGAACGCATCGGCTGCGTTCACCAACGACCCCTACTACCGTGGATTCGCGCCGGCGAACGTTCCGCCGTTCTACGAGTCGGCGAGCCTGCCCGGTCAGTGGGATATGCATGTGACGTGCGCCGCGAACGCCTGGGCCTACGCGAATGCGAGTTCGAACTCGCTGGGTATTCACGCGAATGCAACCGGTACGGGCATCAAGATCGCCATCATCGATACGGGCGCGGACGTCACGCATCCGGAGCTGAAGAATAAAATCGTGTACGCCGAAACCGACGTCAACGGCGTCGTGACGCAGAACGATCCCAGCATGCACGACAACGACGGCCACGGCACCGACGTTGCGGGTATCGCAGCGGGCGAAAACGGCAACGGCGTCGGATTCGCGAGCACCGGCTACAACGCGCAATTGATGATCTTCCGCGTCTTTGCCGACCCGCCGGCTGCGGGTTGCCCGCCGAAATCGACCGACCCGCTCTGCTCGGCCAGCACGCCCGATATTGCCACCGCAATTCAAGACGCGGTGAGCAAAGGCGCGCGCGTCATTAGCCTGAGTCTGGGCGGGAGCAAGGACACCACCGAAGAGAACGCGGTCGCAAACGCGATCGCCGCCGGCGTCGTCGTGGTTGCGGCCTCCGGAAATGAAACGGCCACGACGCTCGACTATCCCGCCGCCGACCCGGGCGTGATCGCCGTCGGCGCGTCGGCCATCGACGATTCAAACGCCAGCGCACCGGTCGAAAAAGTTGCATCGTACTCGAATTACGACGCGGCCAATCCAACGGCGTGGGGCGTCGTGGCGCCGGGCGGAGACCCCGTCGCAAACGATCCCGACGACTTGCACTGGATCGAGAATATCGACTCGAGCACCGATAAGAGCTTTGCGACATGCGCGGCCGATTACGGCAACCCCACCGGTCCAACCGATTGCCGGGCGCTCTTTGCCGGAACCTCGCAAGCCACGCCGCACGTGGCGGGCGCGGCGGCGCTTTTACTCGGCGCCGGCGTGCCGGCCGCCAACGTCAAGAACGTACTCTGTGCCACCGCGCAACGTTTGACCGATCCAAAAGCGGGCTGCGGCCGCTTGAACGTCTATCGCGCGATGGCCAACGCCGTCGGCGATCCGAACCCCTAG
- a CDS encoding type II toxin-antitoxin system VapC family toxin produces MVDASISISWCFQDETSSRSERLLDGVLSDGAIVPVIWPLEVINAFVSAEAAKRIVVDERNTQLAFLMNLPISIDGPPGIDESREIAMLARAYNLTAYDSAYLRLAQRMGLPLATDDKALVRVARTVGVALL; encoded by the coding sequence GTGGTCGATGCCTCGATATCGATTAGCTGGTGTTTCCAAGACGAAACGTCGTCCCGCTCGGAGCGCCTACTTGACGGTGTCTTGAGCGACGGGGCGATCGTTCCGGTCATTTGGCCGCTTGAGGTTATCAACGCATTTGTGAGCGCAGAAGCGGCAAAGCGCATAGTGGTTGACGAGCGCAATACCCAACTCGCATTTCTCATGAACCTGCCCATCTCCATCGATGGCCCTCCGGGAATCGATGAATCGCGCGAAATCGCAATGTTGGCGCGTGCCTATAATCTCACCGCGTACGATTCGGCATACCTTCGATTGGCTCAACGCATGGGGCTACCCCTGGCTACCGATGATAAAGCACTTGTTCGTGTGGCTCGCACTGTGGGTGTTGCGTTATTGTGA
- the glpX gene encoding class II fructose-bisphosphatase: protein MIARPATSPVGTLDFVKVTESAALAASRWMGRGERDSADGAAVESMREALNEMAISGRIVIGEGERDEAPMLFIGEQLGRGGFEVDIAVDPVEGTNLVANGLPNSIAVMAIAERGGLLNAPDTYMKKLAVGPRAAPYVHIDATVRDNLQAVANALDKPVNEVTVVILDRPRHAQLIDEVRRAGARIKLISDGDVDACIATAVDGTGVHVAMGTGGAPEGVLAAAALKCLGGNFMGRLEWRSEHEIERARAMGIGDIDRIYTIDDLVKGHNLVFCATGITDGDLVRGVRFYGNHAKTHSVLVQGDGTVRFIESTHRMSARPAHVK from the coding sequence GTGATCGCACGGCCGGCGACGAGCCCGGTCGGAACGTTGGACTTCGTGAAGGTCACCGAGAGTGCGGCCTTGGCTGCATCGCGGTGGATGGGTCGCGGCGAGCGCGATAGCGCCGACGGAGCGGCCGTTGAAAGCATGCGCGAAGCACTCAACGAGATGGCGATCTCGGGCCGCATCGTGATCGGCGAAGGCGAACGCGACGAGGCGCCGATGCTCTTTATCGGCGAGCAACTCGGACGCGGCGGCTTTGAAGTCGATATCGCAGTCGATCCGGTCGAGGGGACCAATCTGGTAGCCAACGGCCTCCCCAATTCGATTGCCGTCATGGCGATTGCGGAACGCGGCGGCCTGCTCAACGCTCCCGATACCTATATGAAGAAACTCGCCGTCGGTCCGCGAGCGGCGCCGTACGTGCACATCGATGCGACGGTGCGAGACAATCTGCAAGCGGTCGCGAACGCCCTCGATAAACCGGTCAACGAAGTAACCGTGGTGATTCTCGATCGTCCGCGCCACGCGCAGCTCATCGATGAGGTGCGGCGCGCCGGTGCGCGCATCAAGCTGATCTCCGACGGGGATGTGGACGCGTGCATCGCCACGGCCGTCGACGGAACGGGCGTTCACGTGGCGATGGGCACCGGCGGCGCGCCCGAGGGCGTGCTCGCGGCGGCGGCCCTCAAATGCCTGGGCGGCAATTTCATGGGGCGTCTGGAGTGGCGTAGCGAGCACGAGATCGAACGCGCGCGGGCGATGGGCATCGGCGATATCGATCGCATCTACACGATCGACGATCTCGTGAAGGGCCACAACCTGGTCTTCTGTGCGACCGGAATTACCGACGGCGATCTCGTGCGCGGCGTCCGATTCTACGGGAACCACGCGAAAACGCATTCGGTGCTCGTCCAAGGCGACGGCACCGTGCGTTTCATCGAATCCACGCACCGCATGAGCGCGCGGCCCGCGCATGTGAAATAG
- a CDS encoding competence/damage-inducible protein A, whose translation MPSVEIVAVGTELLLGQLVDTNTAHIAATLAAAGIDVYGTQTVGDNRARIAATLASALERADGLITTGGLGPTVDDLTKEAVCDALGLDVELDRTSLEAIETWFAKSGGVMRENNRKQALLPRGARVLANPNGTAPGFIAFRADGKFIASMPGVPQEMKPMLAEALVPYLRERFGVGDAIYTRVLHTIRIGESEIDHRIGDLFRTLENPKIAVLAHQYRCDVKLMAKASSRERAEELIAPVQRDLESRLAGHVYGCDEQTLAGAIHALLQQANQTVAVAESCTGGAICAALTAVAGASKSFVGGVVAYDNSVKMQLLGVERPILEKAGAVSEEVAMAMAAGARSRLGANVAISTTGIAGPDGGTPEKPVGLVWIGFAAADGTVKARRYELRGGREAITARAATAALGLLWNYLHKREPTGSTYS comes from the coding sequence ATGCCCAGCGTTGAGATCGTTGCGGTGGGAACCGAATTGTTGCTCGGGCAACTCGTCGACACCAACACCGCGCACATCGCGGCGACGCTCGCGGCCGCGGGCATCGACGTCTATGGTACGCAAACCGTGGGCGATAACCGCGCGCGCATCGCGGCGACGCTCGCAAGCGCGCTCGAGCGTGCCGATGGCCTGATTACGACCGGCGGCCTGGGTCCGACCGTCGACGATCTCACGAAGGAAGCCGTCTGCGACGCGCTCGGACTCGACGTGGAACTCGATCGAACATCGCTCGAAGCGATTGAGACGTGGTTCGCCAAGAGCGGCGGCGTCATGCGGGAGAACAATCGCAAGCAGGCGCTGCTGCCGCGCGGCGCGCGGGTGCTCGCCAATCCCAACGGCACGGCTCCGGGTTTCATCGCGTTTCGCGCCGACGGTAAATTCATCGCGAGCATGCCCGGCGTTCCGCAGGAGATGAAGCCGATGCTCGCTGAGGCGCTCGTTCCGTACCTGCGCGAACGCTTCGGCGTCGGCGACGCGATCTACACGCGCGTGCTGCACACGATCCGAATCGGCGAGTCCGAGATCGATCACCGCATCGGCGATCTTTTTCGCACTCTCGAGAACCCCAAGATCGCCGTACTCGCGCACCAATACCGGTGCGACGTGAAGCTCATGGCAAAGGCGTCCTCGCGCGAACGTGCCGAGGAACTTATCGCGCCGGTGCAGCGCGATCTCGAGAGCCGCTTGGCCGGACACGTCTACGGATGCGACGAGCAGACTCTCGCCGGAGCGATTCATGCGTTGCTGCAGCAGGCCAATCAAACGGTTGCCGTGGCCGAATCGTGCACCGGCGGCGCAATCTGCGCGGCGTTGACGGCCGTTGCCGGGGCGTCGAAGAGTTTCGTTGGCGGCGTGGTCGCATATGATAATTCGGTGAAAATGCAGTTGCTCGGCGTCGAACGGCCGATACTAGAAAAGGCCGGCGCCGTAAGCGAAGAAGTGGCGATGGCGATGGCCGCGGGCGCGCGCTCGCGTTTGGGCGCGAACGTCGCGATTTCGACAACCGGCATAGCGGGCCCCGATGGCGGGACGCCGGAGAAACCGGTCGGATTGGTTTGGATCGGGTTCGCTGCGGCCGACGGAACGGTCAAGGCTCGACGGTATGAACTGCGCGGCGGTCGCGAGGCGATTACCGCGCGAGCGGCCACCGCCGCGCTCGGGTTGCTGTGGAACTATCTGCATAAACGGGAACCAACGGGTTCTACGTATTCGTAA
- a CDS encoding aspartate aminotransferase family protein, giving the protein MNARNRDLRGPLRAFESHNVTYVDDVVPIFWESAEGATVTDVDGNVYIDLTAAFGVANTGHSNPYVAAAIADQASRLMHAMGDVHPTEVKTKLLEKLAAIAPGDLSKTFLASTGSEAVEAALKTAVIATGKAAFAAFRGAYHGLSLGALAVSGIEKFRTPFAALIPQSTLFFDYGQPLEQVRAQLQARTDIAAMIVEPLQGRGGCVVPPKGYLAGLRAICDECGILLIFDEIYTGFGRTGYLFACSHDEVVPDILCIGKAMANGFPISATIATPAVMDTWPLSRGEALHTSTYLGNPMGCAAALANVHEIERLELPARARELGIALGVRLARLRENGKARAIRGRGLMWGIVLNDGAAADRAVKRALQAGVIVLQAGPEGNVLSITPPLVIGEDDLFRAIDIIEESLS; this is encoded by the coding sequence GTGAACGCACGCAACCGCGACCTGCGCGGCCCACTTCGAGCCTTTGAATCGCACAACGTCACCTACGTTGACGACGTCGTTCCGATTTTCTGGGAGTCGGCCGAGGGCGCAACCGTTACTGACGTCGACGGCAACGTCTATATCGATCTCACCGCCGCCTTTGGCGTCGCAAACACCGGCCACAGCAATCCGTACGTCGCCGCCGCGATCGCCGATCAGGCTTCGCGTTTGATGCACGCCATGGGGGACGTGCATCCCACCGAAGTCAAGACCAAGCTGCTCGAAAAACTCGCGGCCATCGCCCCCGGCGACCTCTCGAAAACGTTTCTCGCATCGACCGGATCGGAGGCGGTCGAGGCCGCATTGAAAACCGCCGTCATCGCAACGGGAAAGGCGGCGTTCGCGGCCTTTCGCGGTGCGTACCACGGTCTTTCGCTTGGCGCGCTCGCCGTATCGGGGATCGAAAAATTCCGTACGCCGTTCGCCGCGCTGATCCCGCAGAGCACGCTCTTCTTCGATTACGGCCAGCCGCTCGAACAAGTTCGCGCGCAACTGCAGGCGCGCACCGATATCGCGGCGATGATCGTCGAACCGCTGCAAGGGCGCGGCGGCTGCGTCGTGCCGCCCAAGGGCTACCTCGCCGGATTGCGCGCGATCTGCGACGAATGCGGCATCTTGCTGATCTTCGACGAAATTTACACGGGCTTCGGACGCACGGGCTATCTGTTCGCATGCTCGCACGACGAAGTCGTGCCGGATATTCTCTGCATCGGCAAGGCGATGGCTAACGGCTTTCCGATCTCGGCAACGATCGCGACGCCGGCCGTTATGGATACGTGGCCGCTCTCGCGCGGGGAAGCGCTCCATACGTCGACGTACCTCGGCAATCCGATGGGCTGCGCCGCGGCGCTGGCAAACGTGCACGAGATCGAACGGTTGGAACTGCCGGCGCGCGCGCGGGAACTCGGCATCGCGCTCGGCGTGCGGCTAGCGCGCCTGCGCGAAAACGGGAAAGCGCGGGCGATTCGCGGGCGCGGTCTCATGTGGGGCATCGTGTTAAACGACGGGGCGGCGGCCGACCGCGCGGTCAAACGCGCGCTGCAGGCCGGCGTCATCGTGCTTCAGGCCGGACCGGAGGGGAACGTTCTCTCGATCACGCCGCCGCTGGTCATCGGCGAGGACGACCTTTTTCGCGCTATCGATATCATCGAGGAGAGCCTTTCATGA
- a CDS encoding dihydrolipoyl dehydrogenase produces the protein MKRVQYDLLVIGAGSGGYAAARTAHDLGSNVALVDHGPLGGLCILRGCMPSKALLASSDAVGDMRDAAELGVRAGEISIDFEQIMRRKHRLIREFADYRIEGIRKFPLYEGVASFLSPREVRVGADTILTADTFIIATGSVVAPAVIPGLREAGFIDSDGALELRELPKSLVVLGGGYIGCELGQFFARMGVRVTIVLRSKHLLSGEDDDIGDALTEYYREDGIEVLTQTHAVRVSASGGQKIVHCETNGVEGEVAADEILYCLGRVPNFEGLDLDKANVPCHHITGIEVDDRLRTCNPDVYAIGDVTGTHMLVHVAIYQGEIAARNAVTGGAERATYDLVKTHTVFSEPQVAVVGETERELRAAGTAYVKGVYDFAEHGKAMCLNKTKGFVKVMACPDSGKILGAAILGPWGSDLIHEMIVAMSYNATVQEFIKIPHLHPTLAEIWTYPAEECAAKLGMAAAGEIEPEVAVGGTAG, from the coding sequence ATGAAACGCGTACAGTACGATTTGCTCGTGATCGGCGCCGGCTCCGGCGGCTATGCCGCCGCGCGCACGGCCCACGACCTGGGATCGAACGTCGCGCTCGTGGATCACGGCCCCCTGGGCGGCCTGTGTATCCTGCGCGGCTGTATGCCGAGCAAAGCGCTGCTGGCCTCGAGCGATGCCGTGGGCGATATGCGCGACGCTGCCGAGCTGGGCGTGCGGGCCGGCGAAATCTCGATCGACTTCGAGCAAATCATGCGTCGCAAACACCGCCTGATCCGCGAGTTTGCCGACTATCGAATCGAAGGCATCCGCAAGTTTCCGCTCTACGAAGGCGTTGCGAGTTTTCTCTCGCCGCGCGAAGTGCGGGTGGGTGCCGATACGATTCTCACGGCCGATACCTTCATCATCGCGACCGGCAGCGTCGTGGCGCCTGCGGTGATTCCGGGTCTTCGCGAGGCGGGGTTCATCGATAGCGACGGGGCGCTCGAGCTTCGCGAATTGCCGAAGTCGCTGGTGGTGCTTGGCGGCGGCTACATCGGATGCGAACTCGGACAATTCTTCGCGCGCATGGGTGTGAGGGTGACGATCGTGCTGCGCAGCAAGCATTTGCTCTCGGGCGAAGACGACGATATCGGCGACGCGCTGACCGAGTACTATCGCGAAGACGGAATCGAGGTGCTGACGCAAACGCACGCCGTCCGCGTGAGCGCGAGCGGCGGCCAAAAGATCGTGCACTGCGAAACCAATGGCGTCGAGGGTGAGGTAGCCGCCGACGAGATTCTCTACTGTTTGGGGCGCGTGCCGAATTTCGAGGGTCTGGATCTCGATAAGGCTAACGTGCCGTGCCATCACATTACGGGCATCGAGGTGGACGATCGATTGCGTACCTGCAATCCCGACGTGTACGCCATCGGCGACGTTACGGGAACGCACATGCTCGTGCACGTTGCGATCTATCAAGGCGAGATCGCCGCGCGCAACGCCGTCACCGGCGGCGCCGAACGCGCCACGTACGATTTGGTCAAAACGCATACCGTCTTTAGCGAACCGCAGGTCGCCGTCGTCGGCGAGACCGAGCGCGAGCTGCGGGCGGCCGGTACGGCCTACGTCAAGGGCGTCTACGACTTCGCCGAGCACGGCAAGGCGATGTGTTTGAACAAGACCAAGGGCTTCGTTAAGGTGATGGCCTGCCCCGATTCCGGAAAGATTCTGGGTGCGGCGATTCTCGGTCCCTGGGGATCCGATCTCATTCACGAAATGATCGTGGCGATGTCGTACAACGCAACCGTGCAAGAATTCATCAAGATTCCCCACCTGCATCCCACACTCGCGGAGATCTGGACCTATCCGGCCGAGGAGTGCGCGGCCAAACTCGGTATGGCGGCTGCGGGCGAGATCGAGCCGGAGGTGGCCGTCGGTGGAACCGCCGGTTAG
- a CDS encoding type II toxin-antitoxin system prevent-host-death family antitoxin has protein sequence MKTIGAYEAKTHLPRLLDEVAAGESITITKRGIPVAVLSPASVKPNREEQVRLFREWRDAHGPRLNMTSQEIKDLVTRGRRH, from the coding sequence GTGAAAACCATTGGCGCCTACGAGGCCAAAACGCATCTACCGCGGCTTTTGGACGAAGTGGCTGCGGGCGAAAGCATAACGATAACCAAACGCGGCATACCCGTTGCCGTCCTGAGTCCGGCGAGCGTCAAGCCGAATCGCGAAGAGCAAGTTCGCCTGTTTCGTGAGTGGCGCGACGCGCACGGTCCACGGTTAAATATGACCTCGCAAGAAATAAAAGACCTCGTTACGCGAGGCCGTCGCCATTGA
- a CDS encoding Gfo/Idh/MocA family oxidoreductase yields the protein MTDKPYRVGIVGSGFGVKAHLPAFIAHPRFEVVALASPTSAARVASERKIPHAFASCAEMLAGCELDVVSIASPPFTHHADVLASLAANKHVLCEKPFALTVAEAESMLDASRKAGTACGVMHEFRWIPQRTAIKELIENRHLLPLREIEITQLATWLRAEDTDRGNSWWFDRARGGGMAGALLSHLIDTSNWLADRAPVRSTGYIRTANPDRRDKNGSFTSTVDDGCFALLDYGEGLIARLSCDATTAVESFTLSAHAENRTAVASGTGMTDMRLFAVDTDETSELECKPSPYAKMESAGANVPYILQLLDAFVAQIETGTSALPTFDEAVATQRVLASIGFGS from the coding sequence ATGACGGACAAGCCCTATCGCGTCGGCATCGTGGGAAGCGGGTTCGGGGTGAAAGCGCACCTACCGGCCTTTATCGCGCACCCGCGCTTCGAGGTGGTCGCACTCGCGTCGCCAACGAGCGCCGCGCGCGTCGCTTCCGAGCGGAAGATCCCGCACGCGTTCGCCTCCTGCGCCGAGATGCTCGCCGGCTGCGAATTGGACGTCGTGTCGATCGCATCGCCGCCGTTCACGCATCACGCGGATGTTCTCGCCTCGCTGGCTGCTAACAAGCACGTGCTCTGCGAGAAGCCGTTCGCGCTCACCGTCGCCGAGGCCGAGAGCATGCTAGATGCGTCGCGCAAGGCCGGCACGGCCTGCGGCGTGATGCACGAGTTTCGCTGGATTCCCCAACGCACCGCGATCAAAGAATTGATCGAGAATCGACATCTTCTTCCACTGCGCGAAATTGAGATCACGCAGCTCGCAACCTGGCTGCGCGCCGAGGATACCGACCGCGGCAATTCGTGGTGGTTCGATCGCGCGCGCGGCGGCGGAATGGCGGGTGCGCTGCTCTCGCACCTCATCGATACGTCAAATTGGCTCGCCGATCGTGCACCCGTGCGCAGCACCGGCTACATCCGCACGGCAAACCCGGATCGTCGCGACAAGAACGGCAGCTTTACATCCACGGTGGACGACGGCTGTTTCGCGCTGCTCGACTACGGCGAAGGATTGATCGCTCGTCTGAGCTGCGACGCGACGACCGCCGTCGAGTCGTTCACGCTCTCGGCACATGCCGAAAATCGCACGGCGGTCGCGAGCGGCACCGGCATGACCGACATGCGGCTCTTCGCGGTCGATACCGACGAGACGTCGGAACTCGAGTGCAAACCGTCGCCCTATGCGAAGATGGAGTCGGCCGGCGCGAACGTCCCCTACATCCTGCAGCTGCTCGACGCATTCGTCGCGCAGATCGAAACGGGAACGAGCGCGCTCCCGACCTTCGATGAAGCCGTTGCCACGCAACGGGTCCTCGCCTCGATCGGATTCGGGAGCTAG
- a CDS encoding nitrilase-related carbon-nitrogen hydrolase, with translation MEPPVSLARASAGVRVAIVQTKPQKGRYAENLRDLREIFAQLAGGDEPPDLVVLPEAALTGYFLEGAVYELALERDRFVADLSAAWFAAGGDREVDIVCGYYENDGGTYYNSAVYLHLGPQRAIECIGNHRKMFLPTYGVFDEERFLSRGRRLRTFPTRFGTAALLICEDVWHSIMPTIAAIKGARLLIVPSAAPGRGIEDGEELASVARWREILCAIAAEHGVYVLYAGLAGFEGGKGMTGSSCVIDPRGRIVVQAPPLGACIVRATIDSREIDLARASLPLLGDLSAVLPDLLLDETLPLPRGATRQDAADR, from the coding sequence GTGGAACCGCCGGTTAGCTTGGCGCGCGCGAGTGCCGGCGTTCGCGTCGCGATCGTCCAGACGAAACCGCAGAAGGGCCGCTACGCGGAAAACCTGCGCGACTTGCGCGAGATCTTCGCGCAGCTTGCCGGCGGCGACGAACCGCCCGATCTGGTGGTCTTACCCGAGGCGGCGCTGACCGGGTACTTTCTCGAAGGCGCCGTCTACGAATTGGCCTTGGAACGCGACCGTTTTGTGGCGGATCTTTCGGCGGCGTGGTTTGCCGCCGGCGGCGATCGCGAAGTCGACATCGTCTGCGGGTACTACGAAAACGACGGCGGGACGTATTACAACAGCGCCGTGTATCTGCATCTCGGGCCGCAGCGCGCGATCGAGTGCATCGGAAATCATCGCAAGATGTTCCTGCCGACGTACGGCGTTTTCGACGAGGAGCGCTTTCTCTCGCGAGGCCGGCGCCTGCGAACGTTTCCCACGCGTTTCGGTACTGCCGCGCTGCTGATCTGCGAGGACGTGTGGCATTCCATCATGCCGACGATCGCCGCGATCAAGGGCGCGCGTCTGTTGATCGTTCCGAGCGCCGCCCCCGGCCGTGGGATCGAAGATGGCGAAGAGCTCGCCTCGGTCGCGCGCTGGCGCGAGATCCTCTGCGCGATCGCGGCCGAGCACGGCGTTTACGTGCTCTACGCGGGGCTTGCGGGATTCGAGGGCGGCAAGGGAATGACGGGATCGTCGTGCGTCATCGATCCGCGCGGACGCATCGTCGTGCAGGCGCCGCCGCTCGGCGCGTGCATCGTGCGGGCGACGATCGATTCGCGCGAGATCGATCTCGCGCGCGCCTCGTTGCCGTTGCTCGGCGATTTGAGCGCCGTGCTGCCCGATCTGCTTCTCGACGAAACGCTGCCGCTTCCCCGCGGCGCGACGAGGCAAGATGCTGCCGATCGTTGA